The Faecalibacter sp. LW9 genome has a segment encoding these proteins:
- a CDS encoding alkaline phosphatase, with amino-acid sequence MDRRKFFKKGTLLAAGGALFGNPISGLATTMDYDLSVKGKRAKNIIFMVSDGMSTGTLALSDHFQKHILGHRSVWMSAYMENKVSRGLMETSSASSIVTDSSAGSSSFGGGVRVPNGSLNVGANGEHYLPIWQKMKRKGKKIGVVTTVTATHATPAGFNVNNNSRYAEPQIAIDYLNLGLDVVMGGGDEFFNGDKREDKKDVYKAYAEKGYTIAKTSAELKKTSKNKPILGIFGEGALPYQLDRINTPELNSNVPSLAEMAKKAIEHLNTGKEGFALQIESGKVDWAAHANDLGGLLFEQIQFDEALKVALEFAEKDGETLVIFTTDHGNANPGLIYGKNANKDFETVAKYKYTNEWILNQIDNSFSPNAVRDLVYTNLGFEITSAEAHHILGYYSNIQKEEQGLYNYKHLPYEGFANMQKKHSSVGWISMDHSSDHVEVAAFGPGKELLKPFVKNTDLHYLMLQAAQIENKF; translated from the coding sequence ATGGATAGAAGAAAGTTCTTTAAAAAAGGAACATTATTAGCTGCTGGAGGTGCATTGTTCGGAAACCCCATCAGTGGATTAGCAACAACAATGGATTACGATTTATCTGTAAAAGGTAAACGCGCGAAAAATATTATTTTTATGGTTTCTGACGGAATGAGTACAGGAACATTAGCATTATCTGATCATTTTCAAAAACATATTTTAGGACATCGATCGGTATGGATGAGTGCTTATATGGAGAATAAAGTTTCTCGTGGTTTGATGGAGACTTCTTCAGCCTCTTCTATTGTTACTGATAGTTCGGCAGGAAGTTCTTCTTTTGGAGGTGGTGTTCGTGTTCCTAACGGTTCATTAAATGTTGGTGCAAATGGAGAACATTACTTACCAATTTGGCAAAAAATGAAACGTAAAGGGAAGAAAATTGGTGTTGTGACTACAGTTACGGCCACACATGCTACTCCTGCTGGTTTCAACGTCAATAATAATTCGCGTTATGCGGAACCTCAAATTGCAATCGATTATTTAAACTTAGGTTTAGATGTTGTCATGGGAGGTGGAGACGAATTCTTTAACGGGGACAAACGTGAAGACAAAAAAGATGTATACAAAGCGTATGCTGAAAAAGGATATACAATTGCTAAAACTTCTGCTGAATTAAAGAAAACAAGTAAAAACAAACCTATTTTAGGAATTTTTGGCGAAGGTGCTTTACCTTATCAATTAGACCGCATCAATACACCTGAATTAAATTCAAATGTTCCTTCTTTAGCAGAAATGGCCAAAAAAGCTATTGAACATTTAAATACAGGAAAAGAAGGTTTTGCTTTACAAATTGAATCAGGTAAAGTAGACTGGGCTGCTCATGCGAACGATTTAGGAGGATTATTATTTGAACAAATCCAATTTGATGAAGCGTTAAAAGTCGCTTTAGAATTTGCGGAAAAAGATGGTGAAACATTAGTAATCTTTACTACGGACCATGGAAACGCCAACCCTGGTTTAATCTACGGGAAAAACGCCAATAAAGATTTTGAAACGGTGGCTAAATACAAGTACACAAACGAATGGATTTTAAACCAAATTGATAATAGTTTTTCTCCAAATGCAGTTCGTGATTTGGTCTATACGAACTTAGGATTTGAAATCACATCCGCCGAAGCGCACCATATTTTAGGATATTATAGCAACATTCAGAAGGAAGAACAAGGTTTATATAACTATAAACATTTGCCATACGAAGGATTTGCCAACATGCAGAAAAAACACAGTTCAGTAGGTTGGATTTCGATGGATCACTCAAGTGATCACGTGGAAGTCGCAGCTTTTGGACCTGGAAAAGAATTATTAAAGCCTTTTGTAAAAAATACCGATTTACACTATTTGATGCTCCAAGCTGCTCAAATCGAAAATAAGTTTTAA
- a CDS encoding NAD-dependent epimerase/dehydratase family protein has protein sequence METETILITGALGQIGSELAEKLKTIYGKENVIISDIRDPKDVNYDGIYEVIDVLDTERIKEVIAKHNIKTVYHLAALLSGTAEKNPMFGWKLNMDTLLTFLELAKDKVIDKIFWPSSIGVFGPDTPKDNTPQNTAQTPSTVYGISKLAGEYWCKWYQQNHGVDVRSVRFPGLISWKTPAGGGTTDYAVDIYYKAIEEGKYTSFLKEGTYLPMLYMDDAIDAIVQLMTTDAEKLGEFKSYNLGGLSFAPEHLAAEIQKHIPTFEIAYEPDFRQAIADSWPSSIDDTVAKADWGYAPKFSTEKMTETMLENLRVKLATA, from the coding sequence ATGGAAACCGAAACGATTTTAATCACCGGTGCATTAGGACAAATTGGATCTGAATTAGCCGAAAAGTTAAAAACCATTTACGGAAAAGAAAATGTAATTATCTCTGATATCCGTGATCCTAAAGATGTGAACTATGATGGAATATATGAAGTCATTGATGTATTGGATACGGAAAGAATTAAAGAAGTCATTGCCAAACACAACATCAAAACAGTCTATCATTTAGCTGCATTATTATCAGGGACTGCTGAAAAAAATCCAATGTTCGGTTGGAAATTAAACATGGATACTTTATTAACGTTTTTAGAATTAGCGAAAGATAAAGTCATCGATAAAATTTTCTGGCCTTCTTCAATCGGTGTTTTCGGACCGGATACACCTAAAGATAATACCCCACAAAATACTGCACAAACACCATCAACGGTTTACGGAATTTCGAAATTAGCGGGTGAATATTGGTGCAAATGGTACCAACAAAATCATGGAGTAGATGTTCGTTCTGTTCGTTTCCCTGGTTTAATCTCTTGGAAAACACCTGCAGGTGGAGGTACAACTGATTATGCTGTTGACATTTACTACAAAGCTATCGAAGAAGGAAAGTACACGTCTTTCTTAAAAGAAGGAACATATTTGCCGATGTTATACATGGATGATGCGATTGATGCCATTGTTCAATTGATGACAACTGATGCAGAAAAATTAGGTGAATTTAAATCGTACAACTTAGGAGGTTTAAGCTTTGCTCCTGAACATTTAGCTGCTGAAATTCAAAAACACATCCCTACTTTTGAAATTGCCTACGAACCTGATTTCCGTCAAGCGATTGCGGATTCTTGGCCATCATCTATCGACGATACAGTAGCAAAAGCAGATTGGGGATATGCTCCAAAATTCTCGACAGAGAAAATGACAGAAACGATGTTAGAAAATTTACGTGTAAAATTAGCAACTGCTTAA
- a CDS encoding M13 family metallopeptidase — protein sequence MKKHFLFAAVACTSVLVNAQTPYQAFNPNYMDKSVRPQDDLYGFVNGNWNKITEIPSDRARWGSFDELRENTDKVSLQLVKDVLGKKYAKGSNEQKIADLYNAYTNLEARNKTGLAPIQNYFKQIDNIKNLKDLQNYLIEVTPIGENPFYGIGVSTDMKNSKENAVYLGNARLTLGKTYYQKEDAKNAETLTQFTQYVDQVFPFTGAKTRDLKGAKIVAFEKMMAKYIKTVEEGRDPNKSYNKMTLAEADALTKNVDLTKFVKSFGINPDQVIIRELGYYQNLDQIINTENLPIIKDYLKFKLLNSFADSSTTELEKINFDFFGKKLSGQKEQRALDKRGLGYVNGTVGELLGQIYVKDNFPPEAKADAEELIRYVFKSFDMHINNLEWMSAETKKKAIEKLNKFTVKIGYPDKWKDYSGLTVKSIEEGGSLIENNLAISKWRFAENLKDFGKPVDKTRWGMSPQTVNAYFNPTNNEIVFPAAILQAPFYDYRADAAVNFGGIGAVIGHEISHGFDDSGAKFDGDGNLVNWWTPEDEQKFKDATAALAKQYDAYQPVEGVHVNGVFTSGENIGDLGGASVAFDALQMYLKDKGTYAPIDGFTPQQRFFLSWATIWRTKATKEALINQVKTDPHSPGYYRAFAPIINIDAFHEAFQTKPGDKLYKAPSERIKIW from the coding sequence ATGAAAAAACACTTTTTATTTGCTGCTGTAGCTTGTACTTCGGTATTGGTTAATGCGCAAACACCTTATCAAGCGTTTAATCCAAATTATATGGATAAGAGCGTTCGACCTCAAGATGACTTATATGGATTTGTAAATGGAAACTGGAATAAAATCACAGAAATTCCATCTGATCGTGCACGTTGGGGAAGCTTTGATGAATTAAGAGAAAATACAGATAAAGTCTCTTTGCAATTGGTTAAAGACGTATTGGGTAAAAAATATGCGAAAGGTTCAAATGAACAAAAAATTGCAGACTTATATAATGCTTACACGAATTTAGAGGCACGTAATAAGACGGGATTAGCTCCAATTCAGAATTATTTTAAGCAAATTGATAACATCAAAAACTTAAAAGATTTACAAAATTATTTAATTGAAGTTACGCCAATTGGAGAAAATCCATTTTACGGTATTGGAGTTTCTACAGACATGAAAAACAGTAAAGAAAATGCTGTTTATTTAGGGAATGCTCGTTTAACTTTAGGTAAAACATATTACCAAAAAGAAGATGCCAAAAATGCAGAAACCTTGACTCAATTTACACAATATGTGGATCAAGTGTTTCCATTTACAGGAGCTAAAACAAGAGATTTAAAAGGAGCTAAAATCGTTGCCTTTGAAAAAATGATGGCGAAATACATCAAAACAGTAGAAGAGGGACGTGATCCGAATAAGTCTTACAACAAAATGACATTGGCTGAAGCTGATGCTTTAACGAAAAACGTTGATTTAACAAAGTTTGTCAAATCTTTTGGAATTAATCCTGATCAAGTTATCATTCGTGAGTTAGGGTACTACCAAAATTTAGATCAAATCATCAATACAGAGAACTTACCGATCATTAAAGATTACTTAAAGTTTAAATTATTAAATTCTTTTGCAGATAGCTCTACGACAGAATTAGAAAAAATTAATTTTGATTTCTTTGGTAAAAAATTATCGGGTCAAAAAGAGCAACGTGCTTTAGATAAAAGAGGTTTAGGCTATGTAAACGGAACAGTAGGAGAATTATTAGGACAAATTTATGTTAAAGATAATTTCCCACCAGAAGCTAAAGCTGATGCAGAAGAATTAATTCGTTATGTGTTTAAATCATTCGATATGCACATCAATAACTTAGAGTGGATGTCTGCAGAAACGAAGAAAAAAGCCATTGAAAAATTAAATAAATTTACGGTTAAAATTGGTTACCCTGACAAATGGAAAGATTATTCAGGTTTAACTGTAAAATCAATTGAAGAAGGTGGATCATTAATTGAGAATAATTTAGCCATTAGTAAGTGGCGTTTTGCTGAAAATTTAAAAGATTTTGGTAAGCCTGTAGATAAAACACGTTGGGGAATGTCACCACAAACAGTAAATGCTTATTTTAATCCAACGAATAATGAAATCGTTTTCCCAGCTGCTATTTTACAAGCGCCTTTCTATGATTATCGTGCAGATGCAGCGGTAAATTTTGGAGGAATTGGAGCAGTTATTGGACATGAAATTTCACATGGATTTGACGATTCAGGAGCGAAATTTGATGGAGATGGAAACTTAGTGAACTGGTGGACTCCGGAAGATGAGCAAAAATTTAAAGATGCAACTGCTGCATTGGCAAAACAATACGATGCTTATCAACCGGTTGAAGGTGTACATGTAAATGGTGTATTTACTTCAGGAGAAAATATTGGAGATTTAGGAGGAGCTTCTGTAGCTTTTGATGCTTTACAAATGTATTTAAAAGATAAAGGAACATATGCTCCAATTGATGGATTCACACCTCAACAACGCTTCTTCTTATCATGGGCAACGATTTGGAGAACGAAAGCTACGAAAGAAGCTTTAATTAACCAAGTGAAAACGGATCCACATTCGCCAGGATATTATCGTGCATTCGCGCCAATTATTAATATTGATGCATTCCACGAAGCTTTCCAAACGAAGCCAGGAGATAAGCTTTACAAAGCGCCATCAGAGCGTATCAAAATTTGGTAA
- the rpsO gene encoding 30S ribosomal protein S15 yields MYLTSEVKSEIFAKHGKSAQDTGSAEGQIALFTYRINHLTEHLKKNRKDFNTERSLVLLVGKRKSLLDYLKKKDITRYRAIIAELGLRK; encoded by the coding sequence ATGTACTTAACATCAGAAGTAAAAAGCGAAATTTTCGCAAAACACGGGAAATCAGCTCAAGATACAGGATCAGCTGAAGGGCAAATTGCTTTATTCACTTACCGTATCAACCATTTAACTGAGCACTTAAAAAAGAACAGAAAAGATTTCAATACAGAAAGATCTTTAGTTTTATTAGTTGGTAAACGTAAATCGTTATTAGACTACTTAAAGAAAAAAGATATTACACGTTACCGTGCGATTATCGCTGAATTAGGATTACGTAAGTAA
- a CDS encoding rhodanese-like domain-containing protein yields MFKKIKAWFLNRNRVISMTTVEAIKSGKGTLIDVREPHELELDGFVPNAINIPLGDVPHRVDEIKGMEYPIIVFCRSGQRSANAAMFLQSQGLEDVYNGGGFQDVLDVLEA; encoded by the coding sequence ATGTTTAAAAAAATCAAAGCTTGGTTTTTAAATAGAAATAGAGTAATAAGTATGACAACTGTAGAAGCGATTAAAAGTGGAAAAGGGACATTAATTGATGTTCGTGAGCCACATGAATTAGAATTGGATGGATTTGTTCCAAACGCAATTAATATTCCATTAGGAGATGTTCCTCATCGCGTGGATGAAATTAAAGGTATGGAATACCCAATCATTGTTTTTTGTAGAAGTGGACAACGTTCAGCGAATGCAGCGATGTTTTTACAATCACAAGGATTAGAAGATGTTTATAATGGAGGAGGTTTCCAAGATGTTTTAGATGTTTTAGAAGCATAA
- a CDS encoding polyribonucleotide nucleotidyltransferase, producing the protein MIPQAITEKVTLSDGREITIETGKLAKQANGSVVVRMGDTMLLATVVANKDANPGVDFLPLTVDYREKFYAGGRIPGNFFRREAKPSDDEVLTMRLVDRVLRPMFPEDFHAEVQVMISLMSYDKEVMPEALAGLAASAAIAITDIPFTLISEARVIRLDGELMINPSIEQLKRADIDIMVGASKDSVVMVEGEMQEISEREMLEAIQFAHEEIKKQIEAQERLAEKVGSKAFPKREYCHETHDEEIREKVWAYAYDKFYEIAKTPSEKHERGEKFAAVEAEFLAQYAEDEEELARVTPFAHVYFHDVQKEAVRQLILNEGIRLDGRDPKTIRPIWSEVDYLPSTHGSAIFTRGETQALATVTLGSSKDANMVDGVVTNFDEKFFLHYNFPPFSTGEARPLRGTSRREIGHGNLAQRALAQVLPDDCPYTVRIVSEVLESNGSSSMATVCAGTLALMDSGLPIKKPVSGIAMGLITDPKSGKFTVLSDILGDEDHLGDMDFKVTGTADGITACQMDIKVQGLSMEIMETALLQAKEGREHILGKILETIDAPRPQLKPNAPKVVVIEIPKEFIGAVIGPGGKVIQELQKETETVIAITEEDTIGRVEINGVIQENIDRVVERIKQIAFVPTVGETYHAVVKSIKPFGAFVEISKGVEGLVHISEIEHKRLEKVEDALNIGNQIDVKFLGYDDKKKMKLSRKALLPKPEKKEAPKKEDKPEA; encoded by the coding sequence ATGATTCCACAGGCGATCACAGAAAAAGTGACTCTTTCAGACGGAAGAGAAATTACAATCGAAACAGGGAAGTTAGCAAAACAAGCGAACGGATCTGTGGTTGTACGCATGGGTGACACCATGTTATTAGCTACAGTTGTAGCAAACAAAGATGCAAATCCAGGTGTAGATTTCTTACCTTTAACAGTAGATTACAGAGAAAAATTCTATGCTGGAGGACGTATCCCAGGAAATTTCTTTAGAAGAGAAGCAAAACCATCAGACGACGAAGTATTAACAATGCGTTTAGTAGACCGTGTATTACGTCCGATGTTCCCTGAAGATTTCCATGCAGAGGTTCAGGTAATGATCTCTCTTATGTCTTACGATAAAGAAGTAATGCCAGAAGCATTAGCTGGTTTAGCTGCCTCAGCAGCCATTGCAATTACAGATATTCCATTCACATTAATTTCAGAAGCTCGAGTTATCCGTTTAGACGGTGAGTTAATGATTAATCCATCCATAGAACAACTAAAACGTGCCGACATTGACATTATGGTTGGAGCGTCTAAAGACTCTGTGGTGATGGTTGAAGGGGAAATGCAAGAAATTTCTGAGCGTGAGATGTTAGAAGCAATTCAATTCGCACACGAAGAAATTAAAAAACAAATTGAAGCGCAAGAACGTTTAGCTGAAAAAGTAGGTTCTAAAGCGTTCCCAAAACGTGAGTACTGCCATGAAACACATGACGAAGAGATTCGTGAGAAAGTTTGGGCATATGCTTATGATAAATTCTATGAAATCGCAAAAACTCCTTCTGAGAAACACGAAAGAGGTGAGAAGTTTGCAGCAGTAGAAGCTGAATTCTTAGCACAGTATGCGGAGGACGAGGAAGAGTTAGCACGTGTAACTCCATTTGCTCACGTATACTTCCACGATGTACAAAAAGAAGCGGTTCGTCAATTAATTTTAAATGAAGGAATTCGTTTAGATGGGCGTGACCCTAAAACAATTCGTCCAATTTGGTCGGAAGTAGATTACTTACCATCTACACATGGTTCTGCAATCTTTACACGTGGGGAAACTCAAGCCTTAGCTACAGTAACTTTAGGATCTTCTAAAGATGCGAATATGGTCGATGGGGTTGTAACAAACTTTGACGAAAAATTCTTTTTACACTATAATTTCCCTCCATTCTCAACAGGTGAAGCTCGTCCATTAAGAGGAACTTCTCGTCGTGAGATCGGACACGGAAACTTAGCTCAAAGAGCATTAGCACAAGTTTTACCAGACGATTGTCCTTATACAGTACGTATTGTTTCTGAAGTTTTAGAATCGAATGGTTCTTCTTCAATGGCAACAGTTTGTGCTGGAACTTTAGCATTAATGGATTCAGGTTTACCAATCAAAAAACCAGTTTCTGGTATTGCGATGGGATTAATTACTGATCCTAAATCAGGAAAATTCACTGTATTATCTGATATTTTAGGGGATGAAGATCACTTAGGTGACATGGACTTCAAAGTTACTGGTACTGCTGATGGTATAACGGCATGTCAGATGGACATCAAAGTACAAGGATTATCAATGGAGATTATGGAAACTGCCTTATTACAAGCGAAAGAAGGTCGTGAACATATCTTAGGTAAAATCTTAGAAACAATTGATGCACCACGTCCACAGTTAAAACCAAATGCACCTAAAGTTGTTGTAATCGAAATTCCTAAAGAATTCATTGGAGCCGTAATTGGTCCTGGTGGAAAAGTGATTCAAGAGTTACAAAAAGAAACTGAAACTGTAATTGCTATAACAGAAGAAGATACTATAGGTCGTGTAGAAATCAATGGTGTTATCCAAGAGAACATCGATCGTGTCGTAGAGCGTATTAAGCAAATTGCTTTCGTTCCTACAGTTGGTGAAACATACCACGCTGTTGTAAAATCGATTAAACCATTCGGAGCTTTCGTAGAAATCTCTAAAGGTGTTGAAGGATTAGTACACATTTCTGAAATTGAGCACAAACGTTTAGAGAAAGTTGAAGATGCATTAAACATTGGAAATCAAATCGACGTTAAGTTCTTAGGGTACGATGATAAAAAGAAAATGAAATTATCTCGTAAGGCATTATTGCCAAAACCTGAGAAAAAAGAAGCTCCTAAAAAAGAGGATAAACCAGAAGCTTAA
- a CDS encoding restriction endonuclease: MFDFYQTEVDKNNNFNITPIVNASPQDLIDEGFDQIEKEVKNELLERLKTIDPYYFEKVVLKLLKKMGYGEFKETPKSGDGGIDGIINEDKLGLDKIYIQAKRFNENKVREKDIRNFIGAMSGDTNKGVFVTTSLFDQGAIEKAKNAHHKIILIDGNKLVDLMHEYNVGVQIKQVYEVKHLDEDFFIEQ, translated from the coding sequence ATGTTTGATTTTTATCAAACAGAAGTTGATAAGAATAATAATTTCAATATAACACCAATTGTTAATGCCTCACCACAAGATTTGATAGATGAAGGTTTTGATCAAATAGAAAAAGAAGTTAAAAATGAATTATTAGAAAGATTGAAAACGATTGATCCATATTATTTTGAAAAAGTTGTTTTGAAGTTGTTAAAGAAAATGGGATATGGAGAATTTAAGGAAACCCCTAAATCTGGTGATGGTGGAATTGATGGAATTATTAATGAAGATAAACTTGGTTTAGATAAAATATATATTCAAGCAAAACGATTTAATGAAAATAAAGTAAGAGAAAAAGATATACGAAATTTTATTGGTGCTATGAGCGGAGATACTAATAAAGGTGTTTTTGTGACAACCTCTTTATTCGATCAAGGAGCTATTGAAAAAGCTAAAAATGCGCATCATAAAATCATTTTAATTGATGGAAATAAATTGGTTGATTTGATGCATGAGTATAATGTTGGGGTTCAAATTAAACAAGTTTATGAAGTGAAACATTTGGATGAAGATTTCTTTATAGAACAATAA
- a CDS encoding acyl-CoA dehydrogenase family protein, producing MSRAFFNMEGISALLQQLDVNKLVELSKKVDLIQIVKNLNAMDENQLNALMKMFNQKPKHRELPAIDGDFYDISHKLSPSQRELQLKVRDFMEKEIKPIVNDYWLRDEFPFEIIPKFSALNICGLTYEGYGCPNLPFLMEGILAMEMARIDSSIATFFGVQSGLSMGSIYICGSEEQKQKWLPQMQKFEKIGAFGLTEPEVGSGAAGGLTTTCKKTDKGWVLNGQKKWIGNATFADLIIIWARCLDDGEVKGFIVEKDNPGFTVEKIKGKMALRIVQNGLITLTDCIVQEEDRLQHANSFKDTAKVLQMTRAGVAWMATGCARGAYESALAYTRQRKQFGKPIASFQMIQGHLVEMLSNLTAMQTMVYRLSELQDEGNLKDEHASLAKVFCTMRTRDIVSRAREVMGGNGILLEHDVARFVADSEAIYSYEGTKEINSLIVGRSITGFSAFV from the coding sequence ATGTCAAGAGCATTTTTTAATATGGAAGGAATTTCCGCACTACTCCAACAATTAGACGTCAATAAATTAGTTGAGCTTTCTAAAAAAGTTGATTTAATCCAAATCGTAAAAAATTTAAATGCAATGGACGAAAATCAACTGAATGCATTGATGAAAATGTTCAACCAAAAACCGAAACATCGTGAACTTCCTGCTATTGATGGTGATTTTTACGACATTTCTCATAAACTATCCCCTTCTCAACGCGAACTCCAACTGAAAGTACGCGATTTTATGGAAAAAGAAATCAAACCAATTGTTAATGATTATTGGTTACGTGATGAATTTCCTTTCGAAATTATCCCAAAATTCAGCGCATTAAACATTTGTGGGCTAACCTACGAAGGTTATGGCTGTCCAAATCTTCCTTTTCTAATGGAAGGAATATTAGCGATGGAGATGGCGCGTATTGATTCATCTATCGCCACTTTCTTTGGTGTTCAATCGGGATTATCTATGGGATCAATATACATATGCGGCTCTGAAGAACAAAAACAAAAATGGTTACCACAAATGCAGAAATTTGAAAAAATCGGAGCATTTGGACTAACTGAACCCGAAGTGGGATCTGGCGCTGCAGGAGGTTTAACCACGACTTGTAAAAAAACAGATAAAGGTTGGGTATTAAATGGACAGAAAAAATGGATAGGAAATGCTACCTTTGCCGACCTTATTATCATCTGGGCACGATGTTTGGACGATGGGGAGGTCAAAGGGTTTATTGTTGAAAAAGACAATCCTGGTTTTACTGTAGAGAAAATCAAAGGTAAAATGGCGCTTCGTATTGTGCAGAATGGTTTAATAACGTTAACCGATTGTATTGTACAAGAAGAAGATCGTTTGCAACATGCGAATTCGTTCAAAGATACTGCTAAAGTATTACAGATGACAAGAGCTGGTGTCGCTTGGATGGCGACAGGCTGTGCCAGAGGAGCCTATGAAAGTGCATTAGCGTATACCCGTCAACGTAAACAATTCGGGAAACCCATTGCTTCTTTTCAAATGATACAAGGACATTTAGTCGAAATGTTATCCAATTTGACAGCCATGCAAACGATGGTTTATCGTTTGTCTGAATTACAAGATGAAGGAAACTTAAAGGATGAACACGCTTCATTAGCCAAAGTTTTTTGTACAATGCGTACAAGAGATATTGTTTCTCGTGCAAGAGAAGTAATGGGCGGTAATGGAATTCTTTTAGAACATGATGTCGCAAGATTTGTTGCCGATTCAGAGGCAATTTATTCATACGAAGGAACAAAAGAAATTAATTCTTTAATTGTCGGAAGATCAATTACTGGATTTAGCGCTTTTGTTTAA
- a CDS encoding aminoglycoside phosphotransferase family protein, with protein MQPKINEFLNQHYSQEAINTLTLLAGGGSSRKYYRFHDQGESYILAESSNVDENKVFIEFSKKLQSILPNIPQVFHFNEDKTLYTQKDLGDISLMTIIQKDVNEARPYYLKIVELLAQAQIEGGKIIDFNQTFSYPRLDKTLILRDLFQFKFYFLNALGIDFNQGKLLKDFDLFASQFERLSPKGFVFRDFQSRNIMIKDNEPYFIDFQGGLYRPIFYDLVSLIWQAKANLPMCIKKEIYNHYFETVKKLNPNLITIDSRVSYEYCVVARLLQVLGAYGLRGLIERKPHFIESIAFGIENLKAIIDYPILQNYPELKHIIKVLIQPETVERINQKINGEIKH; from the coding sequence GTGCAACCTAAGATCAACGAATTTTTAAATCAACACTATTCGCAAGAAGCCATTAACACGCTTACATTATTAGCGGGTGGTGGATCTTCTCGTAAATATTATCGCTTTCATGATCAAGGCGAATCATATATTTTAGCAGAAAGCTCGAATGTGGATGAAAATAAAGTGTTCATCGAATTTTCTAAAAAATTACAATCCATTTTACCCAATATTCCCCAAGTGTTTCACTTCAATGAAGACAAAACATTGTACACTCAAAAGGATTTAGGGGATATCAGTTTAATGACAATCATTCAAAAAGATGTCAACGAAGCTCGACCATACTATCTAAAAATCGTAGAACTTTTGGCTCAAGCTCAAATCGAAGGAGGGAAAATCATTGATTTTAATCAAACATTCTCCTATCCTCGTTTAGACAAGACGTTAATTTTAAGGGATCTATTTCAGTTTAAATTTTACTTTCTAAATGCTTTGGGTATCGATTTTAACCAAGGAAAATTATTAAAGGACTTTGATTTATTTGCCTCTCAATTTGAACGTTTATCACCTAAAGGATTTGTATTTCGTGATTTCCAATCACGTAACATCATGATCAAAGATAACGAGCCTTATTTCATCGATTTTCAAGGCGGATTATATAGGCCCATTTTCTATGATTTAGTTTCTTTGATTTGGCAAGCAAAAGCCAATTTACCCATGTGCATCAAAAAAGAAATTTACAATCATTATTTTGAAACGGTTAAGAAATTAAACCCAAACTTAATCACAATTGACTCGCGTGTTTCTTATGAATACTGTGTAGTCGCACGTCTATTACAAGTTTTAGGTGCTTATGGATTGCGTGGTTTGATTGAACGAAAACCTCACTTTATTGAAAGTATTGCATTTGGAATCGAAAATTTAAAAGCTATTATCGACTATCCAATTTTACAGAATTATCCCGAATTAAAACATATTATTAAAGTACTGATTCAACCAGAAACAGTAGAACGTATAAATCAAAAAATAAATGGCGAAATTAAACATTAA